A stretch of Pseudomonas sp. LS.1a DNA encodes these proteins:
- a CDS encoding histidine phosphatase family protein, translating into MKAARLTLICHALTQAQKTGRLHRADDGILPLLQQPFADLSGVQVLTAPERRACETAAWFSGQAQVEPALADCDLGRWQGLTLKQLQAEQPQALTEWLQDPASEVHGGESFAVLCQRMAAWLAAFDRPGEWLAVTHPMVMRAVLVQVLGCPMSASQRIDVLPLSRLELSLTGQWRLRLG; encoded by the coding sequence GTGAAAGCCGCCCGCCTGACCCTGATCTGCCACGCCCTGACCCAGGCCCAGAAGACCGGGCGCCTGCACCGTGCGGACGACGGCATCCTGCCGTTGCTCCAACAGCCTTTCGCCGACCTTTCCGGTGTGCAGGTGCTGACTGCGCCAGAGCGACGAGCCTGTGAGACGGCGGCGTGGTTTTCGGGGCAGGCTCAGGTCGAGCCGGCCCTGGCCGATTGCGACCTGGGGCGTTGGCAAGGGCTGACGCTCAAGCAATTGCAGGCCGAGCAACCGCAGGCATTGACCGAATGGCTGCAGGACCCGGCCAGTGAGGTGCACGGCGGCGAGTCGTTCGCCGTGCTTTGCCAGCGCATGGCCGCCTGGTTGGCGGCCTTCGACAGGCCGGGTGAATGGCTGGCGGTTACCCACCCGATGGTCATGCGCGCCGTGCTGGTGCAGGTGCTTGGCTGCCCGATGAGTGCCAGCCAGCGGATCGACGTGTTGCCGCTGTCGCGTCTGGAGCTGAGCCTGACCGGGCAGTGGCGCCTGCGCCTGGGCTGA